The following coding sequences lie in one Leishmania panamensis strain MHOM/PA/94/PSC-1 chromosome 19 sequence genomic window:
- a CDS encoding C-terminal motor kinesin, putative (TriTrypDB/GeneDB-style sysID: LpmP.19.0230), whose amino-acid sequence MNIVANRGGPQAVASSAVELEVNELIMRQMSSRNPDGDPDATARLVEHIRHGNGGFVLEGIRQHFKYKPPATQICMITVMDQCVIQSGPQFAVMLSGDKWTDRLFKVAKTTSSAEVRDKIMCTVIKWYQLYHTNGHQRLIQRFQQSRVLGEPFQNIFSKMLKDKQQPANNPQQNFASLNNTNRNDILDTEEAILLECQGDLASLEYILEHPSVLADKEIVQECKQHKLACIRMLESGDHSRIGNELMSLIERFTEALSLYEAMAGFDIGDGQSSKRRALGDEDLAETDSDDDDVQRQLRLRRGGGKRADAAEVMKKAQQETENLMNRERGETQHLRLQLEELRQKHEDLQNKYKDAKAKNKEAVSMLEQYAERVELLETGGNVDSSHLTPLPVLGASPLGARGAAGTTRSMQPASTDHMRSLVTSIRKCQREIKEVLCSDITKQAQLFSAQMSNAMAAMIQASDVDRKADQMALQWTQELYRREMRLRKTYYNTIQELKGNIRVYCRVRPMLQREIDGGHKDVMSYPSQDEVKFVDASGRPKLFEFDEVYPPTSPQSRVFEDTAPLIDSVVDGFNVCIFAYGQTGSGKTFTMNGTEGENKGINTRALERLFEIIEERKDTETSVVMISVLEIYCEQIRDLLATKKEAAGLTYEVKQGGPFGTYVTNIKEVPVTSPRDIDSIMATAQTHRSEGTTNMNEHSSRSHMLLYIIVRTTNKQTNIQSYGKLSLIDLAGSERVEKSGAEGQQLKEAVAINKSLSALGDVIAGLSQNAKHVPFRNSALTFLLQDSMAGQAKVLMFVCVSPASYNASESSSSLLFASRARGVAFGQIKKNATTAGA is encoded by the coding sequence ATGAACATAGTGGCGAATCGTGGCGGTCCACAGGCCGTCGCGTCCTCGGCGGTTGAGTTGGAGGTGAACGAACTGATTATGCGCCAGATGTCTTCTCGCAATCCGGATGGTGATCCGGACGCCACGGCCCGCCTCGTCGAGCACATCCGCCACGGCAACGGTGGCTTTGTACTGGAGGGGATCCGCCAGCACTTCAAGTACAAACCACCAGCGACGCAGATCTGCATGATAACAGTGATGGATCAATGCGTCATCCAAAGTGGTCCGCAGTTTGCCGTGATGCTGTCGGGGGATAAGTGGACGGATCGCCTGTTCAAGGTGGCTAAGACGACCTCTTCAGCTGAGGTGCGCGACAAGATTATGTGCACCGTCATCAAGTGGTACCAGCTCTACCACACAAATGGGCACCAACGTCTGATCCAGCGCTTTCAGCAGAGCCGCGTCCTCGGTGAGCCGTTCCAGAACATCTTCTCCAAGATGCTCAAGGACAAGCAGCAGCCCGCCAATAACCCTCAACAGAACTTCGCCTCTCTAAACAATACCAACCGCAACGATATCCTCGATACGGAGGAGGCGATTCTGCTGGAGTGTCAGGGAGATCTGGCCTCTCTTGAGTACATACTGGAGCATCCGTCAGTTCTCGCGGACAAAGAGATTGTCCAGGAATGCAAACAGCACAAGCTGGCATGCATACGCATGCTCGAGTCTGGCGATCACAGTCGCATCGGAAATGAGCTGATGAGTCTTATCGAGCGCTTTACCGAGGCTCTGAGCCTGTACGAAGCCATGGCAGGTTTTGACATCGGCGACGGTCAATCTTCCAAGAGACGCGCCCTAGGCGACGAGGACTTGGCGGAGACGGAtagcgacgatgacgacgtgcagcgacagctgcgcctgcgccgcgggGGTGGCAAACGTGCTGACGCAGCCGAGGTGATGAAGAAGGCACAGCAGGAGACGGAGAATTTGATGAACCGCGAGCGAGGTGAgacgcagcacctgcgcttACAGCTGGAAGAACTGCGCCAGAAGCACGAGGATCTGCAGAACAAGTACAAGGACGCCAAGGCAAAGAACAAGGAGGCCGTCAGCATGCTGGAACAGTACGCTGAACGTGTGGAGTTGCTGGAGACGGGTGGCAACGTGGACAGCTCCCATCTGACGCCTCTGCCGGTGCTGGGTGCCTCCCCGCTTGGCGCACggggtgctgctggcacTACCCGCTCTATGCAACCGGCATCGACCGACCACATGCGGAGTCTCGTGACATCCATTCGAAAGTGCCAGCGCGAGATCAAAGAGGTTCTCTGCTCTGACATCACGAAGCAGGCTCAGTTGTTTTCAGCGCAGATGTCGAACGCTATGGCGGCCATGATTCAGGCGAGCGATGTGGACCGCAAGGCCGACCAAATGGCACTGCAGTGGACGCAGGAGCTATACAGGCGCGAGATGAGGCTGCGCAAAACCTACTACAATACTATTCAAGAGCTGAAGGGCAATATCCGCGTGTACTGCCGCGTGCGACCGATGTTGCAGAGGGAGATCGACGGCGGCCACAAGGACGTCATGTCGTACCCCTCGCAGGACGAAGTGAAGTTCGTGGACGCCAGCGGGCGGCCTAAGCTCTTCGAGTTCGACGAGGTCTACCCGCCGACGTCGCCGCAGTCGCGCGTATTCGAGGACACGGCTCCGCTTATCGACAGTGTCGTGGACGGTTTCAACGTCTGCATCTTTGCCTACGGCCAGACCGGGAGTGGTAAGACTTTCACGATGAACGGCACTGAGGGCGAGAACAAGGGCATCAACACGCGTGCCCTCGAGAGACTCTTCGAAATCATTGAGGAGCGCAAGGACACGGAGACTTCGGTCGTGATGATTTCCGTGTTGGAGATTTACTGCGAGCAGATCCGCGACCTACTGGCCACCAAGAAGGAGGCAGCCGGGCTGACGTATGAGGTGAAGCAGGGCGGGCCGTTTGGCACGTATGTGACGAACATTAAGGAGGTGCCGGTGACGTCACCGAGGGACATTGACAGCATCATGGCGACGGCCCAGACACACCGCAGCGAGGGCACGACAAACATGAATGAGCACTCCTCGCGATCACACATGCTTCTGTATATCATTGTGCGCACGACGAACAAGCAGACGAATATCCAGAGCTACGGCAAGCTGTCGCTGATCGATTTGGCCGGTAGTGAGCGCGTGGAAAAGAGCGGCGCGGAGGGTCAGCAGCTCAAGGAGGCCGTGGCGATTAACAAGTCGCTGTCGGCTCTTGGTGACGTGATTGCCGGGCTCTCTCAAAACGCCAAGCACGTGCCCTTTCGTAACTCTGCCCTCACCTTCCTGCTCCAGGACTCCATGGCCGGGCAGGCAAAGGTGCTCATGTTTGTCTGCGTAAGCCCGGCTAGCTACAACGCCAGTGAGTCGAGCAgctcgctgctcttcgcctCTCGTGCCCGCGGCGTCGCGTTTGGCCAGATCAAGAAAAACGCGACGACAGCGGGGGCGTAG
- a CDS encoding hypothetical protein (TriTrypDB/GeneDB-style sysID: LpmP.19.0240), producing the protein METNRPPSTAKWVSRRTLDSQANNRENSAVLAHPRGSNSDNNPNNASRHQGAEKRKYRHAPDAVIAAIARGSGSVGGAAAADNAPPAPLHTNGGGGSNRFGTSGSWGSHGSYSNSTNSELNHQGSMFGINTLNAHGLHGNGNHNGNSGARRGYREATEPTIPPPPRSVQMGQGTLSAQATAATSRDFIPQPRHAKVNSSGSSHSRKSMEASPPPPGAAPSVPLAPSATLSPGSSPAPRWGFNATPTPRSANGGAKTPNAPPLAYMPTSHFDALAGVLVPKPATSSLAAKAAEGGDPEATAAAHVPPSLSGAPLAFPATATTANTCLASATPSACASAPPRPSAGIANAVNAEPSPLDSFCIGENLGFSTSAFGGSLHSQPSEIETLLGQVECNTGILPAGAPSERAIGSSLREWRSVTDWGIEEAIRTVLPGMDEDENSDNIQGLNSSSGGMAAITGSWHTSGDAKAHLVSSDGVGSLLADFPTSFAASFSEPTGSLPPLPFPVDATSNTIDNLSRAFSTAARVDSNSFTMSPSTTAATPLQRPLTSPGVRLPPRTTPVEAMSMPPLMRDLANPSCSPYTALKTMQPPPPRPTKTESSMRVEDILPGPGPGGNGELFTLYSLSPPTTTSPWLSSGIGEAATSMAPVGRTGDSLAAKPPARRSPRTIMTRPEGLQAIPLKEGSMGSNGGLTTTTGSTTSPALAAARQSSTSSHCGSAPNTPSLRKELSTPPSGSRSQPYTPGGSRPQRPSLSAPLVNRHTITHIFRETPQSLRRRERMEHNHQHSDQALCKDFHWPPHDEADAEHMLRDRNATKLLRHLTIISFSRQHVNGVQELFDTWAKNGIPAPDMGFGAYYFYVKEKSEKLLCMKHNGRGASPGHGYGRCDFESRRPYSTCRYEHVCLFCRSKEHGWFEEGKCQGYQQLLAEMEDLGVTEEDVVTLLNAMERPAKSTQSR; encoded by the coding sequence ATGGAGACGAATCGACCACCATCGACGGCCAAGTGGGTGAGTCGACGCACCCTTGACAGTCAGGCGAACAACCGTGAAAATAGCGCAGTACTGGCGCACCCACGCGGGTCTAATTCAGACAACAACCCGAACAACGCGAGCCGTCACCAGGGCGCGGAGAAGCGCAAGTATAGGCACGCGCCGGACGCGGTCATAGCAGCAATCGctcgtggcagcggcagtgttggtggcgccgctgccgctgacaaCGCGCCGCCCGCACCGCTCCACACgaatggcggcggcggcagtaaCCGGTTTGGCACCAGCGGTAGTTGGGGCAGCCATGGCTCCTACTCGAATTCCACCAACAGCGAACTCAATCACCAGGGTAGCATGTTCGGCATTAACACCCTCAACGCTCATGGTCTACACGGCAATGGCAATCATAACGGCAATAGCGGTGCCCGTCGGGGCTACAGAGAGGCAACAGAGCCGACAatcccgccaccaccgcgcaGCGTGCAGATGGGGCAGGGTACCTTATCTGCCCAAGCCACCGCGGCAACCTCGCGGGATTTTATTCCGCAGCCGCGTCACGCGAAGGTGAAtagcagcggcagtagcCACTCCCGGAAGTCTATGGAAGCatccccacctcctcctggcGCCGCGCCTTCTGTGCCTCTGGCGCCTTCTGCCACCCTCAGCCCCggttcttctccagcgcctcgctggGGTTTTAACGCCACCCCGACCCCTCGCAGCGCGAACGGCGGCGCAAAAACGCCGAATGCGCCCCCACTGGCTTATATGCCCACCTCTCACTTTGATGCGCTGGCGGGAGTCCTCGTTCCCAAGCCAGCCACATCCTCTCTGGCCGCAAAGGCAGCAGAGGGTGGTGACCCCGAggcaactgctgctgcgcatgtgccACCGTCTTTGTCGGGTGCACCGCTGGCCTTcccagcgacggcgacgaccgCCAACACTTGCCTTGCCTCGGCCACCCCAAGCGCATGCGCTTCAGCGCCACCGAGGCCCTCCGCCGGCATCGCTAACGCCGTAAATGCCGAGCCCTCGCCTCTTGATTCGTTTTGCATCGGTGAAAATCTGGGGTTTAGCACATCCGCCTTTGGCGGGTCGCTGCACTCGCAGCCATCTGAGATAGAAACGCTGCTCGGTCAGGTGGAGTGCAACACAGGGATACTGCCCGCGGGGGCCCCAAGTGAGCGTGCGATAGGCAGTTCGCTGCGCGAGTGGCGTTCAGTGACTGACTGGGGCATCGAGGAGGCGATACGGACGGTGCTGCCGGGgatggacgaggacgagaacTCGGACAACATACAGGGCCTGAATTCATCGTCTGGCGGCATGGCAGCCATCACCGGCAGCTGGCACACGTCCGGCGATGCCAAGGCACACCTTGTCtccagcgacggcgtcggTAGCCTTCTCGCCGACTTCCCCACCTCGTTTGCAGCGTCCTTCTCAGAGCCGACAGGCTCGTTACCGCCTTTGCCCTTCCCTGTCGACGCGACCTCGAACACAATTGACAATCTCAGTCGGGCcttcagcaccgctgctcgcGTGGACTCCAACTCCTTCACTATGTCGCCATCCACCACGGCGGCGAccccgctgcagcgaccTCTGACGTCGCCAGGGGTGCGCTTGCCACCTCGCACTACACCGGTCGAAGCGATGTCAATGCCACCTTTGATGAGGGATTTGGCAAACCCTAGCTGCAGCCCTTACACGGCTCTCAAGAcgatgcagccgccgccgccccggcCTACCAAGACAGAGTCCTCAATGCGCGTCGAAGATATCCTGCCCGGCCCAGGGCcaggcggcaacggcgagcTCTTCACTCTCTActccctgtcaccgccaacAACTACGTCTCCGTGGCTCTCGTCAGGGATCGGCGAGGCAGCGACATCAATGGCGCCTGTGGGACGCACAGGCGATTCTTTGGCTGCCAAGCCACCTGCGCGCCGCTCACCACGCACGATTATGACTCGGCCAGAGGGGCTGCAAGCGATTCCATTGAAGGAAGGCAGCATGGGCAGCAATGGAGGGCTGACGACGACCACCGGGAGCACCACAAGTCCTGCTTTGGCAGCGGCCCGCCAGTCCAGCACTTCCAGCCACTGCGGCTCAGCGCCCAATACACCGTCTCTGCGGAAGGAGCTCTCGACGCCTCCGTCAGGAAGTCGCTCACAGCCCTACACGCCAGGCGGCTCGCGCCCGCAGCGCCCGTCCCTCTCCGCCCCGCTCGTCAACCGGCACACCATCACCCACATCTTCCGCGAGACGCCACagtcgctgcggcggagggAGCGTATGGAGCACAACCACCAGCACAGCGACCAGGCTCTGTGCAAGGATTTCCACTGGCCCCCGCACGATGAGGCCGACGCGGAGCACATGCTGCGGGATCGGAACGCGACaaagctgctgcgtcacctcACCATAATCAGCTTCTCCCGGCAGCACGTCAATGGGGTGCAGGAGCTGTTCGACACATGGGCCAAGAATGGCATTCCAGCGCCGGACATGGGCTTCGGTGCATACTACTTCTACGtaaaggagaagagtgagAAGCTGCTGTGCATGAAACACAACGGCCGCGGTGCCTCACCGGGCCACGGCTACGGGCGGTGCGACTTCGAGAGTCGCCGCCCGTACAGCACGTGCCGCTACGAGCACGTCTGCCTTTTTTGCCGCTCCAAGGAGCATGGCTGGTTCGAGGAGGGCAAGTGCCAAGGctaccagcagctgctggctgAGATGGAAGACTTGGGGGTCACTGAAGAGGACgtcgtgacgctgctgaacgCGATGGAGAGGCCGGCAAAGTCAACGCAGTCCCGGTAA